From the genome of Pseudomonas mohnii:
CTGGCCCTGGGCCAGGCGATCCTCACCGAGGCACGCGCCCTGCATCCGCTGGCCATCGAAGCGCCGACCGCCCAGGCTCACGCCGCGCGCCCGGACGCCGCTGAAGAACCGCAACACGCGGTATTGGCCTGCAAAAAAATTCTGCACACGTTCGGGATCAAGCCACGCGCTTGGCGTGCGGCCCTTCCGGGCTTACTCGACAGGTACTATCGCCATGGCTGACGGCCCCGTTTTAATCACCGGCGGTGCCGGTTTCATTGGTTCGCATCTCACCGATGCCTTGCTCGCCAAGGGCCATTCGGTGCGGGTACTCGATGACCTGTCGACCGGCAAGCGCAGCAACCTGCCGCTGGACAATCCCAAGGTCGAGTTGATCGTCGGTGACGTCGCCGATGCCGCACTGGTCGCGCGGGCGATGGCTGGTTGCAGCGCCGTGGCACACCTGGCGGCGGTGGCGTCGGTGCAAGCCTCGGTGGACGATCCGGTGAAAACGCACCAGAGCAATTTCATCGGCTCGCTGAATGTCTGCGAAGCCATGCGTCAGACGGGCGTCAAACGCGTGTTGTTTGCCTCCAGCGCGGCGGTGTATGGCAACAATGGCGAAGGTGAGCCGATCGATGAAGACACGCCCAAGGCGCCGTTGACCCCTTATGCATCGGACAAATTGTCCAGCGAACATTACTTCGATTTCTATGGGCGCCAGCATGGGCTGGAACCGGTGATTTTCCGCTTCTTCAACATCTTCGGCCCACGTCAGGACCCGTCCTCGCCGTATTCCGGAGTGATCAGCATTTTCAGCGAGCGTGCGCAGAACGGCCTGCCGATCACGGTGTTTGGCGACGGCGAGCAGACACGCGATTTTGTCTACGTCGAGGATCTGGTCAGCCTGCTGGTGCAAGCCATCGAGAAACCGCAGGTGGACGTCGGCGCGGTCAACGTTGGCTGGAACGAGGCGACGAGCCTCAAGCAGATGCTGACGGCGCTCAAGGAAGTGATCGGTGAGTTGCCGCCGGTGAGCTACGGCCCGGCACGCTCCGGCGACATCCGTCATTCTCGGGCGAACAACCGGCGCCTGCTGGAGCGCTTTACCCGCCCGCAACAGACGCCGTTGAGTGTCGGACTGGCGCGATTGTTGGGACGCTGAGATTCAGCGAGCACAAAAAAGGCGCCCCTGAGGGCGCCTTTTTTGTGGCCGGATTTCGCTTCTAAGGCGAGGTAATTCCTGTGGTGAGGGGGCAAGCCCCTTCACCACAAAAGCCAGGTTCACCACCACGTGAACATCCGTTAGAACTTGTAACCCAGACCCACCATGTAGATGAACGGGTCCACATCGACGTTGACGCGGGCACGGGTGCCCGGTGCCACGGCGTCGTTTTCCACGGTCGCGCGGGTATCGATGTCGATGTAGCGCAACTGGGCGTTGAGCATGATGTTGTCGGTGATCATGTAATCGGCACCGACCTGGAACGCCATGCCCCAAGAGTTACTCGCCTTGAAGTTGCTGAAGCCATTGGCCTGGGCCTGGCTGCTGACGTGTTCGTCGTAGATCCAGGTGTAGTTGATACCGGCGCCGACGTAAGGCTGGAATGCGGACTTCGCGTCCAGCGGGTAGTACACGACGCTCAGGGTCGGTGGCAGGTGTTTCAGCGAACCGAGTTTGCCGTTCGCTGCACCCAGGGCGGTGCCCTTGAGTTTGACGTCATGCTCGAACGGCGTGGCTGCGAGCAGCTCGATCCCCCAGTTGTTGGTGATCATGTAGGCAAAGTTGAGACCCAACTGTGTGTCGCTGTTCAGGGTCGCCTTGCCCCCCAGATTGGCACCCGCCAACGGACCCTGATCGACTTTGACGCTCGAGCTGTCGTCTTTCGGGTTCACGGTGATTGCACCGGCACGAAGGATGATGTCACCGGCTTCGTGAGCGTGTGCGAGCGGGGCGGCGAGCGCGAGGGAGACCAGCGCGACGCTGAGCAAGGACTTGTTCATGGGGGCTCCAGAGGACGTTAGAAATATTTGATGTCCAATGGTAAACAGCCGTTTGATTCGGTCTTTTGACTCAGCTCAATGAAAGTAGGGTGAGGGGAATTTTGTTGGCGATTTTGCGGGCCTCTTCGCGAGCAAGCTCGCTGCCACAGGGTTGCGCGTTTCCCTGTGGCAGCGAGCTTGCTCGCGATGGCGGATGATCTGACAACGCAAAAAAAACGGGTTCACTCCGGCAATTCATAGATGTAAATCTTGTCCGCCTCCATCTGATACCCGGCATCGGCCAGTTCGCTGGTGGAGGGTTTGACCTGCATCGCACCTTCGATCCAATACGGCTGATACAGTTCGTCGAGCTTCACGCCGACTTCGCTTTTGACATGCACGATCTGGTTCGAGGGCGGCGGCGGAACGTGGATGCAGGCGCCGAAATATGGCACCAGCAGAAACTCCGTCGTACGTCCTTCTTCACTCACTTCCAGCGGCACGAT
Proteins encoded in this window:
- a CDS encoding NAD-dependent epimerase/dehydratase family protein, producing the protein MADGPVLITGGAGFIGSHLTDALLAKGHSVRVLDDLSTGKRSNLPLDNPKVELIVGDVADAALVARAMAGCSAVAHLAAVASVQASVDDPVKTHQSNFIGSLNVCEAMRQTGVKRVLFASSAAVYGNNGEGEPIDEDTPKAPLTPYASDKLSSEHYFDFYGRQHGLEPVIFRFFNIFGPRQDPSSPYSGVISIFSERAQNGLPITVFGDGEQTRDFVYVEDLVSLLVQAIEKPQVDVGAVNVGWNEATSLKQMLTALKEVIGELPPVSYGPARSGDIRHSRANNRRLLERFTRPQQTPLSVGLARLLGR
- a CDS encoding DUF3299 domain-containing protein, with amino-acid sequence MPRALLALLMLVALPLWAAEPKELTWSEMIPPDAPAEVPNMTPLHDMSQMSSALSAESAPAARQDMPNAPVVKALDGQNVRLPGYIVPLEVSEEGRTTEFLLVPYFGACIHVPPPPSNQIVHVKSEVGVKLDELYQPYWIEGAMQVKPSTSELADAGYQMEADKIYIYELPE
- a CDS encoding OmpW/AlkL family protein, with amino-acid sequence MNKSLLSVALVSLALAAPLAHAHEAGDIILRAGAITVNPKDDSSSVKVDQGPLAGANLGGKATLNSDTQLGLNFAYMITNNWGIELLAATPFEHDVKLKGTALGAANGKLGSLKHLPPTLSVVYYPLDAKSAFQPYVGAGINYTWIYDEHVSSQAQANGFSNFKASNSWGMAFQVGADYMITDNIMLNAQLRYIDIDTRATVENDAVAPGTRARVNVDVDPFIYMVGLGYKF